The following coding sequences lie in one Peromyscus maniculatus bairdii isolate BWxNUB_F1_BW_parent chromosome 3, HU_Pman_BW_mat_3.1, whole genome shotgun sequence genomic window:
- the Tas2r16 gene encoding taste receptor type 2 member 16, whose protein sequence is MVLNQVSIFSIVMYVLESLIIIIQSGLTVAVLFREWMNFQRLSPVEMILISLGTSHFCLQLASMIYNFGTFSRPVQVLWKISVIWEFMNILTFWLTSFLAVFYCAKVSSFTHPIFHWLKWKILKLIPWLILCTLIASCLSIIPSIVKYQIQNELITLDHLPRNSTLIVRLKMFEQRFSGPLKVIGFGIPFLVFLVAIILLTVSLVRHWGQMKEYNTNNSSMKAQSTVLRSLATFFVFFTSYFLTIVVSFIGTIFDKKSWFWVCEAVIYGLVCIHYTSLMMSNPTLKKVLKMQF, encoded by the coding sequence ATGGTGCTAAACCAAGTCAGCATCTTCTCCATCGTCATGTATGTGCTTGAGTCCTTGATAATAATTATACAAAGTGGCCTGACTGTTGCCGTGCTGTTCAGAGAGTGGATGAACTTTCAAAGACTGTCACCGGTGGAAATGATTCTTATTAGCCTTGGCACTTCACATTTCTGTCTACAATTGGCATCAATGATATACAACTTTGGCACCTTTTCTAGACCTGTGCAAGTATTATGGAAGATATCAGTCATCTGGGAGTTTATGAACATTTTGACATTCTGGCTAACCAGTTTTCTTGCTGTCTTCTACTGTGCCAAGGTCTCTTCCTTCACCCACCCCATCTTTCACTGGCTGAAGTGGAAAATTTTGAAATTGATTCCCTGGTTGATATTGTGTACTCTGATAGCTTCTTGTTTGTCAATCATTCCATCCATTGTTAAATATCAAATCCAGAATGAATTAATCACCCTGGATCATTTACCCAGAAACAGTACTTTGATTGTAAGACTTAAGATGTTTGAACAGCGTTTTTCTGGTCCTCTTAAAGTTATTGGCTTTGGTATTCCCTTCCTCGTGTTCCTGGTTGCTATTATTTTACTCACAGTCTCACTGGTCCGACACTGGGGGCAGATGAAAGAGTATAACACCAACAACTCCAGCATGAAAGCTCAGTCCACTGTTCTGAGGTCTCTTGCTACCTTCTTCGTCTTCTTCACGTCCTATTTTCTGACTATAGTAGTCTCCTTTATAGGCACCATATTTGATAAGAAATCATGGTTCTGGGTCTGTGAAGCTGTCATCTATGGTTTAGTCTGTATTCATTATACTTCACTGATGATGAGCAACCCTACATTGAAAAAAGTGCTGAAGATGCAATTCTGA